In Vespula pensylvanica isolate Volc-1 chromosome 15, ASM1446617v1, whole genome shotgun sequence, the genomic stretch gaaTCGTATCCGAGTAATACGGAAATATATTCTCACGggcaattattaaaatgacaatgttacttttttttttgtaaattattattatcgttattattattattattattattattattattattattatttcacttttAAACAAATCGTTTATCAAATGGTATTACTCGAAATGGATGagattagaataaataatcgatttaacatttataaatgcGTGATGattgatatatgatataattattacattattatttcctttcttagaaataaatatttttattcgtttaaaaaaaattatttaatatattccgAAAAATAGATCAGTTAGGTTAACgcgttaatgaatttttagatTAACATGTTgctcatttatatatactttctctATGCAATCATTATATCGTtgagaatctttctttttcttgtttcctcgAATGATCGAATGTCAATGTTCGTATTATACGTGTATTAGATATGTATTAGATGACAAAATAAAAGTTTCACAGTATTTACGTTGTAAGTGATTAGATCGAATGCTATCCACGCACagtatactattatataacatatcatgtaatttttacttattcatttCCTTTCGAGGTCGGTGAAAGGCACTTGAAATtcatattatcgttattattattcttattattatgtatttctttttttattacactttAATCGTCCACTCCATTAGCAAAGCTCGTTAttcaaaagtaaaacaaaaagattttgTAGAATATAaggatagatatttttttttaattcgtacgaTCCTTTTCGTTATCGtcatcataaattattatcatcactaTTATATCATTGATCATGATTTTGTTagtaaagataattaaaaaaagtatatatatatatatatatatatatatatatatacaataaaatcaaataattaacaGAAACAAcagagattaataattaattgtttaatgtTTCTAATCGTCATcagtatctttttattatcattattattatcattatcattatatgtTTCGTCACGGAtgaattttgttgaaaaatgatagatagagagaaagagagagagagagagagagagagagagagcagacaAGGACTGATCATTTTTTGTCgacatttaaattttatagaagCATAGAAAGTGGGCGTGGTGTAGTTgtcattagaaaaagaaaatggaaagattTTCGAGAGGAGAGTAACGATCGCGTGAGTATAACACTATgtcacgtacatacacatacatacatatatacattgtaaGGAAGTAAAGGCACACCTGGAAATGATTCTTAACTTATCGTTCGTCGAGTGGCTCGTTCTTGAAAGTCGGTGCAGCGTGACGAATGCACTCGAGAGAAAGTGGCCTTtggaaaattacaaattaccGACGACACATATCGATCGTGGGTCAATGTTGAGGCAAATCGAGGTTTCTGACTCGATATCGATTACTCTTTATTggcttttatatgtatatgataaatgatataataatatcatcatcaatatatataaaatgatacaaaaataatacgtatatatatatatacatgtataaactttctttttcgttgcatctttttttttttaaattataaaacgtgGTAATgtcgttaaatattattaatctttattattaacgttatgaaaatattatatatgtataatacctATGGGACTTTTGGTTCAGCTTGTATAatgaatattgtatatatatatataggtatatatcgtatatatatatatatcgttgttattaaaatattatgtgtatcatgaatattatcgatattaaaagaaacgtCATAAATGacaattatagaaattttgttgaaaCGTTTCAGTTGGTCGGCCACGTTATTAAGGGCGGTGGTATCGCGATATCGGGTCAAGAGCAACGCCAGTTGGGTGGTGGCTTTTTAGAAGGAGAAGGTTCTCCTCCAGGTGAGTGTAATTTAATGTACGGAACAAAAACAATCAGAaccaatcgattttatattataaaccattcccttcttccatttcttttttttttttttacgtttcgctctatttaattatacgaatgcattcgttaataatttattatcgatttatacaGATTTCGTTTTGTTCGTAATTAGCAAAACAATTGGATAATATTTAGACCGAGATTATGTTATTCCAAAGGAATTAATACAatcaacaaaaattaattgtcaTTAATTGTTAacgattatgaaaattttgcctagatacgtataaataaatcataccAACCGGACtaactattttatttaacatgtAACGTAggtaacataatatttttttcgaacaagACAAGGATCTAACGATTATTTGATTAATGCGTCGCATAATGTATcccaataaaattttctttcttgcaaaTATATAGGATCGGGTGGTATGTTAGGAGAAATAACAATGGTTCAGTTGTACAGCGTTGCTCTGACAGCTGGAAAAGCTCACAAAGATCACAAACATCATCACGCTCATCATTACGAGCACGATACCACGAATAATACTCCAAGGCCGATAACGAGACAACCGGTTACAGGACCACCTCTACCTCCTAGTCCATTCTTAACTGGAGGTCAAATTAATCCTCAAGTACGATATCATCGTTGTAACgatgaaataatacataacgatatacgtttaattttattaacacgtGACGTAATACGTTTAGGTGAAAATCAATCCTGGTGCACCATTGCAAATTATTCGAAACGGGGTGATCATGCGTCATCCAGCATTACCACCACCAAGAGAGCCACCACCACAACCCTTTCCACCAGCCAATCTCGAAAGTCTTTCAACGATGATCCCATTTGTTTCGCCGTCATCAACATTGTCAGTAACTTTGCAACAAGATTCCGGAATATTTGGAAATCCTTTAAGTAGACCAACCGGTACTTATCACGAACTTTTCAAACGAGAGGAAACTGTAACGAAGAGGGAGAACGTTCGAAGGGATAAGATCGATACAACGAAAGCAACAACGACGTCTAAATCCACCATTatcgaaaacgacgacgacgacgacgacgacgacgacgacgacgataaagtTCGTTGACATTCtttcaatgaataaatgaaaagcgAAAACACGAAAGAACGcacatttttaatacatacatagatacatacatacattcgttcatacattttctttctttgtttttaggTGAAGTTCCTCGAAAGGATCAAGGACGATATAGAAAAGACGTCGAAAAAACGTGgtacggagaaaaaaaagagaggaatcTTGCAATTGCCAGATGGtttattattcgatgaaaattatgCCGTACCTCAAGGATTGGACAACGATTATTTCTCGGGTTTAGCTAGTTTTGATCTTCAGTTGGTCAAGCAAGATAACAAAAATGACGAGAGAGAACCAGCCGAGGCCGAAGTTAAAAGGATCATGGATATTTGCAATGGCTGTGCCGAAGAACCTTTTGAGAAAGCCTTGATCATGGGATGGAGATCCGTACCTAAAAAGGTTTACTCCGGTGCTCTCTATATACCTGCTGTGCAGGTCTGCAAAGCTTTTTAATCGATCCTTCTCCTGGCTTCTCCTTGAgagaattaaatatcatatccCTTAAGGGTTTCACGAAGCCTAAGAATGGCTGATAGATAGAAGACAATCATTTCGTCTCGTTTCATCtcatctctccttctctctctctctctctctctctctctctttctctttctcacgaacatatatatatatatatagttatctttatataaattcttcaGGAAATCGATATCAATCTCGATCATATTTCCAAGACCACGTGAAAATAGCTCGTTCGAAAACAGTATTATATCTCGATtagatgaataattttaatctatttttttttcttttcttttctttttttttatcataatcgaGTAGTTCAACTTCGACGAGAGCTTTCGAGATAAAGATGTACTTGTTTGATTGTATTTAACAGAGCGATTCATCTTCACTCGAGTCCATGGTACCTCAAATACAGTTTGAGatcaaatattatcttttaagaTGATGAAATCTTTTCGCttcgtatgtatatgcatatacacacacacacacacatatatatatacatatattacgtattttttGATCGCAAAAATTGAAAAGTCTACAATGATGATACTGATAGTTatgttaaaatagaaatacttcgacaaaggaaaaaaaaaaaaaagaaaagctcttACCTTGCTCTTGTGAATATGTTGATGCTGATACTCGCTGTCGAATTCGGGCTCACTGAAATAACTTTGATCCTCCCAATGAGGTGGCAATCCTCCACCACCTGGTATACCCAATGGACCAGGCATTCCAGCGACTCCATCGGCACTTTCGAAAAGTTTTAACACGCTTCTATCCCTGATATCTCGTAGATGTAACCTACGGATCAATCGGAtcaaatgtatataacatattacttctttttcttttttataaaatgaggaggaaagacagaaaaaagaaaaaagaaaaaagaaagaaaacaaaattgtcaAATCGATAAGAACGATAAGATCgacaattgaaaaattatttcatcgagaggatttattaacaaataaataaataagtaaataaataataggaaTAAGAAAAGGTTGTGAAAATTTGGGTAATTAGTTTCTTACCTGTGATCTTCTAGCTCGTAGAAGACGTTCTTGTTACTATCGTGTATGTAAACCTTTACATGTGGACTGTCGAGATATTCCATAGTTAACTGTTTTGGAAAGCTTCTGACGAAGAGAGCCTTTACAGTGTCTATGCTGGTTATTTCGTTTGGGAGAAGTGCCCTCTTCGTCTCGTTCCTGTACTGTAGGAACACCAGTCCTGGGGAATCGTCAACAGAAACGAATCGTTCTATCAGTGAAAGCGTTTGTCCAAATGATccgatattaaaaaacattttcattgtCATAcctatgtagatatgtatttatcaaTGCGTAGtcaaatttgttataaaagttAATACGTTCGTAACAAAAATTTGGAAgattttaaaatcattcgtGTATCAGGATATaggagaaaagatttttttaatcgttataacgttatgtaattttttaattatgtacatatatatatatatatatatgcatatatgtatgtaagcatgtattatttttgtatatctacaatatactttttccaaattttatattttattttattgtccGATAATGAATTGTTAATTTGTATTAGAATAtagttattcattttttcttcttttctttttcttttacataaagACAAGACAAAGGATTAGATTATAAAGAATGTTTAACGATTACATAtttaatctaaataataataataataataataataataacaacaaaatgTTTGATCTATCcctgtacatacatacaaatctACATAAGatgatttgaaagaaaaataaacgaataatagtaataagtTTTATGCTCGTGGGTCGTGAGTTACCTAATGGTCGCTCCAAAGTTTTACTCGGAGTTCGGACAACGGGTAGGCTACTTCTTTGTTTTCCACCCCTTCGAAATCCAGTACTGGAGGTCTCAACTTCGGACATGATGCCTGGATCATCGTCGAATAGCATCGTTGACGAGGGTGGCGTGTAACCGCGCAGAAGAGGCGACT encodes the following:
- the LOC122634568 gene encoding uncharacterized protein LOC122634568, whose protein sequence is MSRTLLMCSLLAVTNVNAISTVWQPVPSPLVPSTSVLRQEGKLYGSLTSVNSPYDIDGQLIDLSHEQEQCSLYKISMSQQLYFEYIHYKIDLPNIKEFTLCIWSKFHNHTNDHPLFSYAVGDQPRGILSWVANTARSSYYMMNVDGHNLYRLNYPLRLNKWYHSCQSWNGRTGEWQIWVNDERVGRGFNNRLVGHVIKGGGIAISGQEQRQLGGGFLEGEGSPPGSGGMLGEITMVQLYSVALTAGKAHKDHKHHHAHHYEHDTTNNTPRPITRQPVTGPPLPPSPFLTGGQINPQVKINPGAPLQIIRNGVIMRHPALPPPREPPPQPFPPANLESLSTMIPFVSPSSTLSVTLQQDSGIFGNPLSRPTGTYHELFKREETVTKRENVRRDKIDTTKATTTSKSTIIENDDDDDDDDDDDDKVKFLERIKDDIEKTSKKRGTEKKKRGILQLPDGLLFDENYAVPQGLDNDYFSGLASFDLQLVKQDNKNDEREPAEAEVKRIMDICNGCAEEPFEKALIMGWRSVPKKVYSGALYIPAVQVCKAF